In the Sorghum bicolor cultivar BTx623 chromosome 4, Sorghum_bicolor_NCBIv3, whole genome shotgun sequence genome, GAGATCAGGAAAAGACGAACAGGGCTGAAAACATGCATGCTTGTACGTACTACTCGATCCAGTTACTCTGAAGCCACGAATCACGAATGAGAGAGTGAGACAGACCATTGCATCAGCATGAGCCCTAGCTTCTCACAGTGAAAACAAAAGCAATCAACGGCGCTCGGTCCCCGAGATGGGGAAGATGCGGGCAATGTCAAACACGTAGCGTGAACCACGGTACAGTACAATGCAAGGTGGCATGCGAGATGGAACTTCCGAGCCGGGCGGAGCCGAGGCGAGGGAACGAAGGAAAGCTGGGGAAAGGGAAAGGGCCATGGCTGCTACTGCTGTACGTCGACCACCGACGATCGCGGATCTTTGCGACGACGACGTCTAGAGATCATCGCCACTGCCGGTGCTCCAAACTAGACTGGAATGTACGCCAACATCTCCATGGAGTTTGCTGCACAGTGGGGGCAAAGATGCTAGcgccacttttatttttattcgaGCGAGCACGGTGAAGCTTTGCAGTTACAAATATGCTTTCGTCCGAAGCTTAGGCCTTAGTTGGcagattttttcaagattttttatcacatcaaatctttagatttatacatggaacattaaatataaataataaaaataattaattatacagttataatttacgagacgaatcttttgaacctaattagtctataattgaacaataattatcaaatactaacgaaaactaaacaaggccttaactagAGCCATTTCAGCGTACGAGAATTGACTGCAGTGAGGAGTTCGGTGTGTCACGGGACCTGTGCTCTTGGTTCCACTGTTTGCACGTTTGCCGAGCTCATGCCACAGTGGCGAACAACGCCCTCCGTATACTGTATCCCGATGCCAGTACGGCTATTGCATACGGCGCCAACGTAGTAGCGTACAAGCAGGAGCCTAGTTTCCTTTAGCTCGTTGACCTCAGGACGCGTCGACTCGCGGCGACCGTGCTATTTTTTTCTCGTCAAAAGAGAACCGCGGCCAAGGATCCAGTAGCTAACAAGCTACTATTACACTAACTAGAGCTGTACTAATGCAGCAAGTCAAACGGACTAAATTCTAAAGGGAGCATGTGCGTGCGTGTGCTGACGGGCAATGGGAAGCGCTTTGCAGTCCTGTGCTGGAGCCTCTCAGGATATTAACACAGTATAACAGTAGATGCCCTTCCCACAATAGCCTGCTGTTAAGGTATACAATTTTGATGTACACAAATTACATGCCAGAGGCATTATTATTGTCTTACTGAGTCTTTCAaacacccatttgatgactacTACAAAATTCTCGGGCATTTTAGCTGCCACCTTGCTGTTAGCTTTCGAGTGGCAGCCAATAAATTCTACAGCGTCTCAAAGATCTTAAATGTATGAATTGTTGACCATTACAGTGTATGTGTATGCAGCAGAGAGCAGACGAGTTCTTCACCCCAGCTGGCTGACTTGCTAACCTATTCTGACAAGATAGCCATACAGGACGTAGCGTCCCCACATTTGATTGGGTTAAAGGTATTGAAACTATTGGTGTAAACAAAATACCTAAATTGTGTTGCATGTTTGATGGCAAAAACTTCAGGCGCAAAATCAACGTGGTCCAGGATTCCAGGTATAGTCTTTTTGACAAATTGTAGACAGGTACCTGCGTTAAACTATCCCTCTGCACTCCACTAGCTATGTGCCAGTGTCCTGAACTGCTGACTGCCAAGGCATCAAACTTTCTGTCAGTAAGGTCAAGCTAGGGAAACAGCTTGCGATCATAGCTCATCTTTGACTTCCTGATCAGTGTCTTTATCTTCGGGCTTTGGTGTCTCAGATGGTGGGGGTGTGGCTTCTGCAGACTCGACATCGTCGCCCAAAATTCGTGCAGTGAACTGGCGTGCTTCACTGTCAAGACCAGTCCACTCCGGAACTATTCTTCTAGCACCCTGGGAAGAGGCAGTACACGTTtagcaaataaaaaaaaaaggaagaagaagaaacttCCACTGGGACATAATTTTACCTGAAGCTTTGGCTCCTTTGTCATTGGATTGTTGCATAGATCAATGGTCTTTGCTCTTGCCTTCGTGGCATTTCCACACCAAGATTCACACCACAGCCATTCTTGTGGAAGAGAGAATATAGGCACGGTATGTTGGGCGTAATTCGGGAGATCCTGAATATTAATGTGTTCCAGGTAAGCATTGCAACACCCATTTATACAGAAACAATTATATAACATGAAACAGTAACACAAATACAGAATCTTGAAATGTCAGCCATGTCCAAAATAACAAATCGCACTTGTGTACTTGCTTTGGATTTGCCAAAAATCATGGCACACCCCCAAAACTaggaagtactccctccgtccctaaatAAGTGTAGTTCTCGCTTCCCAAGCAGTCAAACgcttttaactttgaccaaatatatacaataaaacattaatatttatagtatataattagtatcattagatagatcattgaatctattttaataataaacttatttggagatataaatattgctaaTATTTTCTACGAACCTCGAATACCATAGCGACACTTATtttaggacagagggagtagctAATACGCTGGACTCATAACTTTagttgcaacctttgcttcTAAATTTTACATCAAGTTGATCAAAATACTATCTTTATTCTTTTGATCCTCTTGTTTTTTGTTAAGAGTATATTTGATACGTAGGATATTGTGATCTGGTACTACCATATGTATCTGGCCAGGTGTACTGCCCAGTTGCCCCCCAAGTCTCTGTACTCTATATATAATGATCAAGGCTCAATGCAAGACATTTACGCATTACAAATTTACAATCAATCCAATCATTCAAGAGCCATATCTTGGCTTACATTTTTATCAACAATAAAAACCCAGTTTGCACCCAGCAATGATGGGCCCAAGCATCTATTTTGTGTAAGGTCAAATAGACGCATTAGCAAGTCATTTACCTGATCAAGATTGGAGAGACTATTGGGGTCCTTGCTGAGTTGTTCATAGAAGACACGAAGAGTATCCCCAGAAGCAGTTTGCCGAAATTTGGCCAGATCAACAACATAAAGCGCACTGGAATACCACCAAGCACATCGTTTTAAAACAACACTAGAAATAGTTTAATTACAGCATAATTGAACAGAAAACATCACCTACCTGATATGGTATGGTCTTCCTCGCAGATGATCCTTCCAAAAACCCTTCACAGAGGATAAAAGAAAGTGTCAGCGAAAAACTTGAGAAAAAAGTCCACTTTTATATTATTACCACGAACAACGGTGTGTGCAGTAATATGATTTATGATAGATCAATGACTAACTTGCTTCCAAAATCGATAGCCATCCATATCCTTGTTGttatcacagaatggagtatatGCAAGCGGACGACCCTTCAGGTTCATGTCATACAATTCTCCCATGTCTGCTCTCACAATTTGATCAGCATCAACAAAAATCACCTATACATAAAGTATCATGGGAAAAGTTATTAGAAATAAACGTGCCCAAATTGCTATAATGTTCTAAAGAAGAGAGTGTTGAAATTGCACGGCTCACAAGCTGATCAGAACAGCAGGGGCTTACCTTCCTCAGTGAAAGTGGAAATATGACGTCCAGAAATAAGATCTTATATGCCCATATAATCCTTTGCTTCTCTTTCTGCTTGTGTAACCATGTTGGCCATTTATATGTGATGAGCTCATACTCAAATCCATATTCCCGAGCCATGTGCGGTATGACATCCTGGCAGCAGGATAGTTAGAAAATAGACATGTCCAATctttcttaattaattaatcaaCTCAAAGTTCATGTACCTTGAACTGTGGAGATAGATAATTCTTAATGAACCAAAACTTCACTGGCCTCTGTGTCTCTTTTAGAACACTCAAAATCATTATTTTGAGGAAACGCTCATACCTGCGACAAAAGAACTCGCAGCTAAATTACATGTTCTCATTGCTTTTCAGACATGTTCGTTGGGTAGCGAATACAACATGTTGCAAACTTCAGATGATATAATTAGGACTAAGCTCTAGGCCTCTAGTGACATCAGAGTATTAAACTTCATGCAAATAGGGTTCTGTTACTGTACAGCATGGGAGAAAAAACCTAGACCAACCTAGAAATCTAGGTGCATTTATATTACGAAAATAGGCACCCAAATTCGCCTCAGGTGGTTAGGGCATAAACATCTACACCCTCGACCACCTGAGCTATGCTCTGTTTCATTCAGTATGAAATACAACCTGAATCATATATCATGTGTTCCTCAATGATGAGAACAACTAGACCATGTAAGGTATTAGTGAGCAATAGCAAGTGACTGGGAACATGGCATGACTACAGAAAATGATGGTAAGGAAAATAGATAAAACGTCCTAGAAATGGAGACATACAGATGCCCAGAAGCAACAGAGAATATATTTATGGTCTCCCCTTGTCTTGCATCCTTACGGTCCTGAATAAAGATATAGAAAACCCGTAAGATATTCTTCTGTGCACCAAACGTTGAATATAACAAGTCAAAAATTATACACGCGTCCAAGGAACTACTCCGTATTTAGTTACTTCTATGGATAGAATAATTGTTTCCCtacaaataatatttatgataatgATTTTATAGATCAAGTAAAGCAAGGATATAATGTCACCCATGTTTTCTAAGCAAGCGAAGAGTTAAGCTTTCAAACAAAGTTCCGCTTTCCAAGCATTCAAGGTTATTGTACTCTCAAAAGAAAAACGTAATTGCAGTTCACTAAAACTAAATGAGAATCTCTATGGTTCAGGTTTTCTGTATGTCTATTGTGTACCAATTATTCTGTACCTTTTAAGTTGACAATGTACTTGTAGGCTCCCCCGCGGAGTTCCTATGTAAAACTACGCTATACTACTTGAATAATTCTCCTACATTAAATTCATGGAGTTTTACAAGTATCGAgaatagaaaatcttgaaaatttttaaagatcCAAACTTCAGGAACAATATCTAGTTTCACTGTTATATGCCCAGTTTACAGTATGCGTAGTAAGATGGAATTTAGATAGCTGAAAATATGATTACTTACGGTGATTTTATCAGCTTTGTTTTTGGATGATGCATCACCACTGATAAGACTAGAAGCCCATTTCAAAAGGTTGTTATTCCAGCCTTTGTTATCCTgcattaaaaaatattttaaaataagtGATGCGTAGAATTTCAAAGGTATGACAGTAACTAAACAAAAAAACAGACCGTCTTTTCCTGGAAGTGGTAGTCATCGGCAGCATTTAGCAACTCCTCGTGCTCCTTGCCTTTCTTCTTTTGTACTTCAATGTGCATTAGTTTGCCTCTCAAGCTATCAATGGCAATGAGTTTTGGAGGTAACTCATACAGATCGGCACTACGACCAGGAGCCAGTTGTAGGTACCACACACCAGGTGAGACCTTCATCTGCCAGTAACCCAAGTTGGCCATGACAAGTGTGTCTACCAAGTGTGGTCTTTGTTTAGTACCAAGGATAAACTGCAGACCACGGGGAGGGTCCCGGTCCTTTTCAATGCAATGACCTGAAGAAATGGCATTTGTTTGCTAAGCAATTCAGTGGAATCAAACAATGATTATAAAACGACCATACCTGTcaagaggagagcttcaagttCAAATACTGCCTGCAAAGTTCTGACATCGCCGAGATTCTCTAAAAGAATGTTGTCTAAATCATGGCTGCACATGGAAAATAAGCACAAGAAACTGATGATACTGCAGCATACAAATCATTTTCTGATGATTGCTCAATATTTGAACTTACATGGCAATAACTGGTTCAACAAGCCATGGTTCTGGAACATCTATGTTCATTGTAAGTGTTTTTGACAGTGGCATGTTTGCAAAGAAAGCTTTAGGTCCGTGTACAGAATGATCTGTACTGCTAAAATCATCCTACATATCAAGTGGTTAAGCATTACTGCAGGTAATTAGTGTTACCATACTGATCATTAGATATATGCAGCCTTACCATCGATGGAAGAACAAATCTGTAGAAGTTTTTTAAAGGAAGATCTGCAAGGGAACTCTGAAATCATCCAGAAATGCTTACATCAAATATAGAAAAGATTATAGTCATATTTATGACTACACAAGATTAGACATAGCAATTCTTTATGGCTTAAAAAAATTAagtattttttttcaagatttcaaaCAAATAAACCTCTGCGTCTACAATATATGAGATGGGTAAAGTTGTACGTAGGACAATGAATAGCTCAAGATGCAGATCAAACAGGTGAATGAGACATACGGAGTACATGCAAACCATGGCATGCAATATTACAACAATGTGTAACTTAGCTCTATTACTGACTTATTCAATAATACCATCCATCTTCACTACTCAGTCAAAAGCAAAGGTTGCGGGTAATGAAACAGCATGTGCGACCATAAAATGTTCAGGCTATCAAACTGCATTTTGCATTACTGAGCTTTCATAACAACTGAGTCAGTTAAGCAACCTAATATTCAATAGCCTCTACTAGCAGGAATAAGGTGCACCTATATAATGATTACTTGGTTCATCCTCAGACTAATAATTCAGTTCTTCAAACTACACAGATGTTGTAGGAAAAGATCTGAATTAACTTGAAGTAGAATAATAAACTAAGAAGAAAAGATTACATACAATAGGATTAAGTACAATCCTCATGCTCGGCTGAATCTGTTTCCAGAGTATGCGTAGAAGTGGGGCAAGTTTTTGCCCAATGGGACTAAGTGGATCAATGACAGCATCAATGTGAATACTTGAATTTGCATTATTCAATTTGATAGCACTGCATGACAGAGAAATTAATGCAAAACGTAAGGGTTTTTTCTTTCTCAAAAGCAATGCAAGTGCTAAGTTACCAAGTAAGATTCAAGAATGGTCCAAACTATATGCAGGTTGAAGCACAAACTCAGTGTATGGGACTTAAAGCTAAGTTGAGAAGGAAAGCCCTGCATTTGTGCCCAATTTGTGGATTATTTTGTAATTCTCGTCAGTTTCAATGTCTAAGTTCTTActtatatactccctctgttccaaattgtaagtcgttctaGCTTATCTAGGTACATAGATTTTGATATGCATCTAGATATAcgctatgtctagatacatagcttcTACTACGTGTCTAGAAAAGACAGCcaaacttacaatttggaatggagggagtagatagGAACTGGGCCCAGCTCAGTTGGTCCAGCGCATGGCAACAACCCAAGTTCAAGTCCTTGTCAAGGCGAATTTGGGTGTCCATTTCTTCTTAATAATTAAAATACCACGTAGTTCCTCCTTAGGTTGGTCGAGTTTTCTTACTTAGTGGCCTAAGAGGCTTAAGCCTTAAGGTCCAACAAGCTATGTGCAGTTCAACAAAGTTCACTCCCATTAGTATTTCAAAATACATAGCAGTGTTTGCTTGGTTGAAGAAAGTCCCAAAATCAAGCGAGGCAGGCTGACAGCATAATAATACTTGCCATGACACCAAGCAAGGAATGTTCCAATTAAATAAAGTTACAGAAAACATACCATTTAGTGTTTCTAGAATAATTTCATTGATTTCACAGAAGTGtctaatactaaaatagaaccGCAGCCATTAGAAATGGACATGACCCACAGTCGAGTTTGAGGACGATTTTATATTATTAGGGCCATTCCTCTAAAGTATAATGATTCAGTTTCTACCAAATTTCTTTACTGATTTTGTTGACCTTCTACTTGTCCAATTCTGTTTAATTTTAAGAGAACCAGTTAGTTTCCAGCCAGGTCATATGTTCCTCGGTTCCTCCTGAAAGTTGTTTGCTCAGTGATAGGCCAGTAACCGGTATGACCAGCATGTGTCAATTGTCTAGTATGGTGATACTGTGTCACAAATAGCAGTACTTGATAATAACATATATTGCACAGCATGTTTCTCCTTGAAAACAAATCTAGAAATACCTATGTTCTGCATGTAAAATCTCAAAACGGGCTCTTTCAGATGTCCTTTCACGAACAGACATCGATGATGAGATCAACATGGCAATGTCGCTGTAGAATTGGCTGCAAAGTACATAGATTAGGATTTATAAAAAACAAAAGGATGTGACATCGTATTTTATTCTTATCATTCAAGATAAGTGTTCCTTCGAGACCAAATTATTTCTGTATAGCAAAAATAGGGACCAAATAGTTGACTACATAGGAACATAGAGTGTAGTAAAGTCAGGTATGTAGAACTGATACTATTTAAAAATACACCAAATCAGACTAGTCCATACGTGCAGCTATTAAAGGTTTACAAGGTAATGGACTATAGCATGCCTGATACTTACCTTGTCAGGTCATCAGGGTCAACACCAGCAAACTCAACctcttcaattatttcaaatatgtATTTTGTTCTCAAATCATACTCGATAGACTCAAGGAGACCTAAGTCATTGGCTAGAAATGATTCTCCTTCATTCATAATAAAAACCTGAAAGTTACAACATAATGTAAGTACTAACTTCATGAGCTGCTTTAGAAATCAGCTAATATGAACCTTGTGACTAAATTAATTATTATCTTGAGCACAAAAGTCAATATAATCAAATAATGTATCACTAGTAaactgttttttctttttttcccccACGAAGACACGAGAACTGAACTGCACCAAGAATTATGAGCCATTAAGCTCATTTAGAAAAGAACCGTAAAGCTTACCTGTCCATTGGTGATCACAGCATTACtagcaataataataataaataatggcATATTGCTAGTCACCATGAATTATGGGCCATTAAGCTGATTTAGACAAGAACCATAAAGCTTACCCGTCCATTGGTGATCACAGCATTACTACCAAACACAAGCCCCAATTGCCCAAATAAGAAGTCAGATAACTGCACGAATAAAGAAACAAATGTTACAGTTTTACGAATAAAGAAACAAATGTTACAGTTCTGAGAAAAAATGACAAGAAACCGAGAGAAAATTAGGAAAACACTAGAAAAAAAAGCTGAAATATTAGGCAAACTGTCTGGTGAGTGAAAAGGCAATATGAATTTGGTTAATACAGCTAATATATGAATTACGCTTACTTAAGAGAGAACTTGCAAAGGGAGGGAAAACTCAGACACAGAACTACAGACCTTATCAATCCCTTTGAGAACTGTATCAGCAGAGAAACTTTTGAACCATGCTTTGTAGTCATCAACAGGCAAAGCAGTTTCAGCAGCTAAGGTATAGACCTTTTCCATCATATTTCTAGTCCAATCGTCAGCAACAGATGAGGCAGGCAAAGGTTGGGCTTCATAAAATTTCAAGAGTCCATGCAGGAAGACCAATACCTTTTCTTTATAGCTATCACAAGAAAACTACTAGATTAGATTATAAAAACTAAGTATGAATTATGAAATGTTAAGAACATAAACAATTGTCTGTAAAGTGCAGCCCTTCTCCTGGGGTCTACGAGGATCAAACCTGAAAGAATAAATAGTTCTATCGAAGATATCTTTCAGAAGTAAAATAGGTGATGAACCACCAGTGTGGACATAAAGTAGCAGACCAACACGAGCTCTATCAGATCCATCCATCTGTATGGCAAAAAGCAAGATAATGTCAACAGAAACATCATGAATAGCACATTAAATAGGTACCAAAGACATCTGCTGCAACTACCAGGTAACGTATGGCCTCAGAAAGCAATTTTGTTCCAACTTTTGATGAAAGATCAATAGCAAGTAGATGAGTAATAGGTTTTGCATCATCTGTAGCTGCAGACAAATTCAACAGCTATATGTGAACAGCAATAATCTTTACAACGGATGACATGATACAAAAAAGAGTTATAAGAAGCATACTTCCAGGAGACTGTAAGTACTTCATGTCATTAAATACAGAGCTGTCCTGATGATATGATGCAAAGAGCGAAACAAATTTCTTCTCTGCACTGTTGCCAGTAATCTGAAGGAAAATAACATCATTATTGGAGTGAAAATAAGTGGACTGCACTTTTCAGATGTTTGTACTTACTGATGGGTTGTACCGCTTGTAGCTATTTTCTGACAAAAACTTCTCTAAAACATCTGTATGGGACTGGATATGCCCATAATAAACTTGTTCTTGAATCCTAGGAAGCTCATCATTCATAGCATTCATGGTTGCTTCCTTTGAGGAGTATAAATGATAGAAAAAAATGGCACATATCAGTAGTTTCTTCAAAAGATCTTATGTACTTTCCTTATTGATACCAAGAAAACCAATCAGTTGCTATTTTAAATTTAAACATTCATAAGCCTGATGCTTCTCGATTTTTTAAACTTGAATTTGGATAAGTAATTATACCTCATTGATTTATTAACCTTGAATTTGGATAAGTAACTATACCTCACTGGCTTCATGGACAAATCCATTCATCAATAGACAACACTGGAGTTTATACAACCCAAGCTTGTGAACAAAACGAGAACTTTCTTCAGCCTCCTGCTTATACACGTTCTCTTTTTGCAACTTTAGCAGCACATCTTGTGGATGAGATTTAGCGTTTGACCTGAATGTTGCCGAAAACAAGAATGAAAAAATAATAACATGCTAGGTCAGTAATCTCCAACAACATGCTTCCTCTGTTACGATTATAGGTCACTTTCATCTttttcctaagtcaaacttctctaactttgactaagtttttataaaaaatatattaacagCTACAGGTTCACATAAATGCACTACCAAGACATATTTCATAGAGAATTTAATGAAACTAATTTGATGTTGTAGAGGATGGTGCATTTTTCTAAAAACCTTGCAAAGTTATAAAAGTGACTTATGACAAAGCTAAAGTGACCTATACTTAGGAACACAAGCAGTATAGTTCAGTAAACATGCTTACAATAGTGATTCAACAAATGCCCCTTCAACTTGATGAGCTTCCACAAGCTCTTCATTGTAGTCATCTTCACCATTCCTTGATTTATGTATCTGTGAAAGATAGCAATAATACAAAGTTTCAGAACAAAAACAAGCAGTGACTAATAAGTAATAACTAATGTGGCGCATAGCTAATATCTCCAAAACTCGCGCGGGCATGAAAAGCTGGAGGGGACATGCAGTTTTGAGAAAAAGCTAACAGCATAATGCAATGAACtggtttgtttttttattatgaAAGAACGATAACATGGTTCCATGACCAAAATGACACTATTCTAATTTGAAGTCTACAGCTTTTATGGCAAGTGGAGCCGACCCAGGGGCCCACGCGGTACTGTCAAAATTGCTAAATAAACAGATCTGTATTCGTGCCAAATTTCTAAACTAACCTGGTACTCTCAAACAAAAAACACATAGCTAGTTAATTAGCTGTTTAGTTGGATTCATAGATCAAAATATCCACCAATAATATTTTGAAACAAATAAATAAGGGAAATAAAATAGGGCGTGATTAGGTATATTAAGGGTTAGCTAGGAAAGTTCAGCTAAAAATGGTGAATTGACAATAATTTGGGCAAAAATTAGTCCCAAGCTGCCAAACAATCATGCCAGCATTTATGGAACAACtataaaaaaatttaattttCATTTTTTAGTGAAAAATAAATGAGAAAGGTGCCAGTTCATCAACAGTAGGCATGCTGACACCTCATGTACATGAGAATTTTTTGACCTGGCAGTTAAGCTGAAAGAGATGAGTGAATATGCAGTAACTTGTTTAATCCTTCTATTCAGAGTAAAACTGAATGCCTCACACATGTCATTTAATATTCAGAAGGGAAAAATACTGCCGCAAAGATAAGAATCTTATGCTAAAACCAAACTTACTTCTGTCTAAAAATCAATTTTACAGGCAACAAATTTATATAGATTACAGAACTATTGAGCATAGAAAAATCAAAATAACCTGATAGATATGTACATTAGGAAAGTGTATATTAGGCAAGGCTATATTTAGTACATACACTTTCCTAATGTACATATCTATCATAACCAACCACGCAAAATCTTATCAGCAGCTAGAAATTATCTTTAAGGATTGGCTCTTTATCTCAATTATAACCGGAAACTCGGTTCACTCACATTGCTGAGAAATTGGAATGCCAACTGTGTTGAGTATGTTTCTTTGATGTACAAGAAAAGCCTTGTTATCTGGATATATATAGAGTAAAAGTTAGCAAAGATAGCACATAAGTGTCTTTAATAATAGCACAAAAGTATCTAATCAATTTTATGTTGGTCCAATTTTGTACAATAAAACCTACTATGCTAGAGGGCATGAttcctaaaaaaataaaaacagacATCTTGATGATGACATGGAGGAAATGTGGATGTACACTCtgatcattatttcatatacctAAAACACATTAGTAGGCACGGAAAGAAGGTAAACAATCAACCGCAGCATAAGGTGGTTTTATTATGATATAA is a window encoding:
- the LOC8084675 gene encoding UDP-glucose:glycoprotein glucosyltransferase; its protein translation is MAPARGVRSGGSAAAAALVSVLLVGCLVAGGEGAEIRRQKNVQTALRAKWAGTPLLLEASELLSKEWKDLFWDFIDHWKELEKGSECLTAKCCVQKIVEDARTLLNEPLSSIFEFSLTLRSASPRLVLYRQLAKESLSSFPIDDSPEQISGHGTGKTFDGAVDPNSSGGTCCWVDTGNVLLFNSADLHEWLGGLGKLAMDSTEQPELFDFDHIYPRTNITAPVAIFYGAVGTNCFKEMHVQLAEASKQGKVRYALRPVLPSGCGTTSTFCGSVGTVDAVTLSGYGVELALKNMEYKAMDDTAIKKSVPLEDPKTEDLSQEVRGFIFSKILERKPELNAEIMAFRDYLLSSTVSDTLEVWELKDLGHQTAQRIVQASDPLQSMQEINQNFPSIVSSLSRMKLDDSIKDEIIANQRMVPPGKSLMALNGALINIEDLDLYLLMDMVHGELSLADQFVRLKLPQSAAHKILSAPPPAESNSFRVDFRSSHVHCLNNLEEDDMYRRWRSNIQELLMPVFPGQMRYIRKNLFHSVYVLDPASACGAETIDMILSLYQDGVPIRFGIIMYSSRFINVIEESDGTPTNNGEDTSILITRLFLYIKETYSTQLAFQFLSNIHKSRNGEDDYNEELVEAHQVEGAFVESLLSNAKSHPQDVLLKLQKENVYKQEAEESSRFVHKLGLYKLQCCLLMNGFVHEASEEATMNAMNDELPRIQEQVYYGHIQSHTDVLEKFLSENSYKRYNPSITGNSAEKKFVSLFASYHQDSSVFNDMKYLQSPGTTDDAKPITHLLAIDLSSKVGTKLLSEAIRYLMDGSDRARVGLLLYVHTGGSSPILLLKDIFDRTIYSFSYKEKVLVFLHGLLKFYEAQPLPASSVADDWTRNMMEKVYTLAAETALPVDDYKAWFKSFSADTVLKGIDKLSDFLFGQLGLVFGSNAVITNGRVFIMNEGESFLANDLGLLESIEYDLRTKYIFEIIEEVEFAGVDPDDLTSQFYSDIAMLISSSMSVRERTSERARFEILHAEHSAIKLNNANSSIHIDAVIDPLSPIGQKLAPLLRILWKQIQPSMRIVLNPISSLADLPLKNFYRFVLPSMDDFSSTDHSVHGPKAFFANMPLSKTLTMNIDVPEPWLVEPVIAIHDLDNILLENLGDVRTLQAVFELEALLLTGHCIEKDRDPPRGLQFILGTKQRPHLVDTLVMANLGYWQMKVSPGVWYLQLAPGRSADLYELPPKLIAIDSLRGKLMHIEVQKKKGKEHEELLNAADDYHFQEKTDNKGWNNNLLKWASSLISGDASSKNKADKITDRKDARQGETINIFSVASGHLYERFLKIMILSVLKETQRPVKFWFIKNYLSPQFKDVIPHMAREYGFEYELITYKWPTWLHKQKEKQRIIWAYKILFLDVIFPLSLRKVIFVDADQIVRADMGELYDMNLKGRPLAYTPFCDNNKDMDGYRFWKQGFWKDHLRGRPYHISALYVVDLAKFRQTASGDTLRVFYEQLSKDPNSLSNLDQDLPNYAQHTVPIFSLPQEWLWCESWCGNATKARAKTIDLCNNPMTKEPKLQGARRIVPEWTGLDSEARQFTARILGDDVESAEATPPPSETPKPEDKDTDQEVKDEL